Genomic DNA from Taurinivorans muris:
TATCTTTCGGACGAAATTCTGAAGGTTCAAAATTAAATAAATCATGTACAAAACCTGCTAGCTGTTCTATCTGAACAGAAAAGTCGTTTTCATGATATTCTATTTTTCCTTTAGCTAAGAACTTGAAAGTAAAACTTCCTAAAGCTACAAACAACCCTGTAAATTGGGTAAAGGCTTCAACAATTAAATTCCAGTCGTAAAAATCAATAGATATATGCTGATAATGATGTTTGTCCCATTCTGAAAAAGGGATATTGATAAAATCAAATTCCGTTCTTTTTTCTGCAATATAACCCAATTCTATCAGATGAGATTTTATTTCTTTTATTGCGTTTTCATTTAAAATTAATTCTTCTATAGCCTTATTCCATTGTTCTTCGGCTTTTTCATAACTTAACACCCAATCAATATCCACCCAAAAGGGATTGGGATTATTTTGCGGCACATCATTTGCTTCACCTGCAAGCCATTTATAAAACATATCCCGCAGATAATGCCAGCCTATTCTGTCTTTTTCATTGGCTTTATTGCCCATTGCGTCGGCAATCAGCGGCAGGCAGAAGAAAATATCGTCTTCTTTTCTTCTTGTATGTCGTGTAACTGTTTTTTTTAATTCATACCCTGCTTTATTCAAAGCTTTCTCATTCCCGTTGCCAATAATGAAAAAACTATCTCCCTCCGCCACGGTTCCTCCGCAGCTTATGGGATCGCCTACCCGCCCCACGGCACGCCCATTGACAAAAAACGAGGAACTGCCCCCTGCAAGTTGTCCTTGATGCGAACTATGCACCAAACAACCGTGCGAAGCGTATTTATCGCCAACCAAAACAACGGGCTTGCCATTGACTAAAAAATTATTTGCGCCTTCGATCGCTTCAACCGGGGCGCAATTATCATGCCCCGTACTTTTATCGCCTTTTCTTGTGATTGCCGGCATAGTTATCCCTCTTGAGCAATGATTTGTGAAGCCAGTAAGTTGATAATACCCTGTGCCTTGATAGAAACATTGTCTGCATTTATTTTCATATTATTTTGCGCCGTAATTTCCACATCGCCAACGCAGGAAGCAAACAGTCTATGCTCTTTCCTATTGTATTCTATATACGTCCCGTCCTTGAACGCATGGCAATAAATATCACCGTCGGTTTCGGGTGCTTTTCCCTTCGGGTAATACGAGCCTAAAATAAAGCCTTCTTCGTGCCCGTTCGGCAAAAAAGCGCAAAGCACCTTTGAGCCGATGTCAGGCAAATCGTAATACGTGTCGCCATGGGCACGGGTAACCAAAACAGGAAGCCAGTAAGAGGTTACGGCGTTCGTTGGCGTATCTGAAAAAGTCACCCTGCAGCACATATTTTCGGGGTCTTTTACGGTAACCGTTCCGACCCTCAATAATTCCCGTATATCCATTTCAATACTCCAAACAGAGGTTGAGTTTTAAATTTTGCAAAAGCGTTTTCCCGTCAAGGCTGTAATTCATCTCCGAAACGATAAAGGTTTCTCCCAAATACGCCACGGGGCTGAATTCAAGCCTTGTCCCGCAACGGATAAACGGATTGGGATAAATTTTCATGGTAAGCTCCACAGCCTTTTTGTTTTTTTCCCTAAGCCGCGCCTTAGCCACCTGCTCCGCTTCCGCAAAGTTCTTCACCCTGTCATTGAGTTCCAAAACCTTGCCAACTTTCGGGGCGTTTTGTGGCGTAAATTGATATTCAAAATCTTTCTCTTCCAAGGCATCGTAATATTTTATATGCACGCCGTTATACACGTCCTGACTTTGCACGCGCACATTGAACGAGCAATAATCGCTTTGGGTTATGATTCGTCTTTTTTCCTGCTCTTTGCTTTCTTCGATAATGATTTTGTTGTCAGCAACTTTCAGGCGCAAGCCGTTCTGCCTGCAAACGCCCGCCAAAAAGACAAGGTCGGACTGGTTTTTCTGGTCCACACGCCGTAAGAGAATTTCCTTCGCTTGGTACAGCAGTTCCACGCCCTGCGTGTTCGCTATGTCGCCTGCGACAGCAGAGAGTTTCACATTTTCCCAAGCCCTGTTTTTTTTCTGTCCCGCCAATGAAGAATTTACCAAAGCCGGCACAGCCTTTATACTGATAATCTGCGAGCCCAAGCTGTTCTCGATTTCAAACTCGTCCACTTCAAACTCACCCAAAGAAACTTCATGGATTTCGTCTTCTTTATACCAGTGTTCAAAATACAGTGTCGGAATGAGCGTGTCCCCACGGTCAGGCAGGAAATGCTCATAAATGAATGTTCCGTACTTATCCAAAAAAGAAAGGGAAATATCGTCAGCCTCGCCGTCAAGCCGTTCCGTATACTCAAATTTTGCGATGAACTGCGTGATGTCCCTGGTCAGCTCTTTGTTTTTATACAAAATTCTCACATAAGCGCGACGCGTTTTTTGTGTAAGCATAAGCAAACCCTCTTTTATTGTTTTCATCATATCTACCAAAGAAAAAAAGCTTTGTCGTGGACGTAGTGGAGAATATGGAGAATATGGACAAAAAATTTATTTACAAAAATATTTATTGTTTCAAAAAATATTGACAATACGTAAAAATTTACGTATTTAATATAAAACTAGGAGAACGTATGAAACGCAAGGATATACTCCAAAAATTAGCCGAAGCAGGGCTTATTTTCAAAGAAGGAGGAAACCATACTAAGGTTTATTCAAAAGAAGGTAAATTTTTAAGCGTAATAAGCAGACAAAATGAAATAAATGAATTGCGTGTCCGTGATATCGAAAAGCAAACAGGCGTAAAACTTAAATAATAAGGACAAACACTATGAAATATTATTATGCATATATTTTAAAAGATAAAAAAACTGGATATACCGTATTTTTTCCAGATTTTCCAGAAGCTACAACTCAAGGCGATACTATCGAAGAATGTCTTGATTTAGGAGATGAAGCTTTAAATATTACACTTGAAGAATATATTAGAGAACGAAGAAATGTGCCCGAACCTTCCAAACTGAACGAAGTAAAGAAAAAAGCTAAAGCAAAAATGAAAGAGTATGCAGAATTGCTTGATTTATCTTTTGAACCTCTTATCCAATTTTTTAAGGCTTCTGATACCAGTCAAAAACCAGTAAAAATAACCGTGAGTTTCCCAAAATCAGCTTTAGAAAACATCGACAAAAAAGCCGAACAATTAGGGCTTACCCGATCAGGATTTTTAGTAAAAGCAGCTCTTGCTTATGAGTAAAAAATAAGCCCAAGAAATTGGGCTTATTTTTTACTCATCATATTGATATTTTTTATTATTTTATATGGGGAGGCTATTCTTCAAAAGAAATTATAAAAATCCTGGAGCAAGACGGCTGGTATGAAGTGAACTGCACCGGCGGTCATCATCAATTCAGACATCCGACCAAAAAAGGACGCGTAACCGTCAGCCACCCTTATGAAGATATTCCCCCAAGCACGCTGAAATCCATTTTTAAACAAGCAAACATCGAATTGAAATAAGGTAATACCATGAAAACAAAACAAAAAGACATATATGTTTATCCCGTTATTTTCAGAAACGAAGGTGAAAAAGGAATTGCAATACTTGTTCCCGATTTGGACGTTGCAACCTGTGCGGAAACAGAAGAAAAAGCCTTTTTGGCATCAAGGGAGCTTATCAGCATCACTATCATGGGATTGGAGGAAGACGGCGAAAGGATACCGCCTGCAAGTTCTGTTTCTGAAATAGCTCTTGAAAAAAACGATACGGTCAGTCTTATAGATGTTTTTATGCCTGCCGTCCGCTTGGCAAACAGAAATAAAGCCGTAAATAGAACAGTTACCTTGCCCGCATGGCTCAATGCGAAGGCTTTGGAATATAACATTAATTTTTCACAATTATTGCAAGAAGCTATAAAAAAAGAATTGCATTTATCATAACGCCATACCATCAAATAACACACCCTTTAAGATTTATTGTTCGTTATTCCCCATCATTCCCATGTGGCGGGGATTTTTACCGTCGTTTTTTCTTTCTCCGGCTCTTTGTTTTTATACAAAATTCTCACATAAGCACGGCGCATTTTCTGTTTAAGCATAATCAGTGTTTCCCCATGGACAAAAAATTTATTTACAAATGTATTTATATGTATTACATATAATATACAAACATATACATAGGAGAAAAAGCCATGTCACAAAGCCAAATCGTCCAAGCCCGCATAAATAAAGAAATAAAAGAAGAAGCAAGCACGGTTTTAGCCAATTTCGGCTTATCCATTTCCGACATAATCAGAATTGTTTTAACCCGTGTCGCCCATGAAAAGGCTATTCCGTCAGCACTGTTCACTTCCAACCCCGAAACGCTGCAAGCCATACACGACGTTGAAACAAAAAACATTCATACCGCCTCCTCATTGGAAAATATGTTCAAGGAATTGAATAAAGATGGCTGATACCCCCATTCAATGGACAAACGCTTTTAAAAAAGATTATAAAAGGGAAAAAAAAAAAAATGCAAATCTTGATGCTCTTCTTATGCCCTTGCTTGCAAAGCTTGTTAATAACGAACCGTTGGAAGAACGTCATCACGACCATTTGCTGACAGGGGATAAAAAAGGGTATAGAGATTGCCATATTAAACCCGATTTACTCCTCATTTATCAAAAGCCCGATTTGGATACCCTCATTTTAATCAGACTCGGCTCGCATGCCGAAATATTTTAACAATCATCATTCCCATGTGGCGGGGATTTTTACCGTCGTTTTTTCTTTCTCCGGAACATTGACGGGAATGTTGCCGGAAAAAAGCAGCGTATCCAGGCACGCGGGATTTTCCGCTAAAAGCGTGTGCATTTCATACTCGGAGCCATATTTGCTTTTAGCGATGATATCCCATGCTTCGCCCTGGATTGTTCGTTTTGTCTGCATAAAATTTTCCTTAGTTTGCAAAACTTATCCTTTCTTTCTGGTGTGCTATTTTTTCCATGACTTTTCTGATTATCTCCTCAATGTCGGGACGGGCGTGTTCCATTTGTCTGCGAAATTCGTTTTGATCCAAGCCTTGGACGTTGAACGTCATAGGCACGGAAATCTGCATATCCTGCGCATTGGAAAAGTTTTGTCGATATTCCGATTGACTGATGAAATCCTCGGCGGCGGCGGAAGCGGAAAATACCGAAAACGGATTGGCGACCGCATCGGCGGCGGGACTTAATTTTTCCGACAGATTTTTATTCACCGTCAAATCAATGTCTTTATCTTCGTCAATAAGCCCGACAGCCTGCCCCAGACTTTTCAAACCGTTCCATAACATGACTATCCCGTCCCATATTTCCTTGACAAAACTCGCTATTCCGCTGAAAACCCAGTCGAAAGCCTTACGCACGGGCTCGCAGGTTTGATACAGGGCGTACATGGCGGCAGCCGCCGCTCCCAAACCGACAATAATTATGCCTATGGGGTTTGCCGTCAAAGCGGCATTTAAAAGCCATTGCGCCGCCGTGCCCGCCTTTGTCGCCGTGCTGGCCGCCAGCATGGCGACTTTTTGCGCGGCTAAAGAATACGTCTGCCGCTGTGTCATAAAAGAAAAAGCGTAAGCGGCATTTCTTCCCGCCCAGTGGGCGGCTGTGCTTATTTTTGTTGCCGCCGCGCTTGCCAGCATGAAGGCTTTCTGCCTCGCAAGTGAATATGTTTGTGTTTTCACCGCAAAAGAAAAGGCTGTACCAGCTATTTTCCCCACAGTCCAGACGGTTCGCAAACCGTTTATGGCATACCTTGCGGCAAGGGTTGTCATTTTCAGACCGAGCAAAGCCCCTGCCGTACCGACGATATTTTTTACAACTTCGGGATTTTCTTTTGCAAACTCGGCAAAATTGGTAATAAGCGGGCTAACGCCGGCTATGGTATCATTTATCGCCGGAAGCAAGGCAGAGCCTAAATTGATAGCGACTTCATTTGTTTTATTTTTTAATGTTTGCAGCTGCCCGGCAGTTGACTGCCACCTAACGCCTGCTTCTTTTGCCATTGCTCCGGCATATTGTGTTTCATCAGCACAAATTTCTAAATTTCTTGTTACTAAATCAAGCTGTGAAAGCAAGGGAGAAATAACGTTTAAGCTTTCTTTGCCAAAAAGCGTCTGCATTGTTGAAAGTTGCTCATGCTTAGGCAATTTTTTCAAAGAATTTAATAAGGATAAGACAGCATTAGGGGCGTCCTCCTGCATAGCTTTGGCTAGTTTTACAGTATCAAAGCCAAGTTTTCTAAAGGCAATACTTTGTTGTTTTGTGGCAGCATTACCTGAGGTCATGGTTAAAAGAAAGTTTTTTATACCTGTTGCTGCCTGTTCAGGGGGAACTTTCATACTGACAAGTGTTGCGGATAACGCTGTCATTGGTTTTACTGCCATACCTGCCTGACCGCCAAGGGAACCAATACGTCTGACAACTTCCGCAATATCCTGTTCCGTTGCCGAAGACATGTTCGCAAACTGGTTCATCAAATCAAGCATAGAGCGAGTTTCCTCGAAGCTGAGCCCCAAACTCGCCCGATAGCCGCCGATGGCGTCCGCCGCCTGTTCCTGGCTTATGCCGAACGCCGTTGCCATTTGCGCAGACATGGTCACAAATTCCTGAATATCGGACAATTCCGTCAAACCCTGCTGTCCGGCGGCAGCGAAAAGGCTTGCAATTTCTTCATGGGACAGAGGAATTTGTCTTGCCATGTTTTTAACAGCCTGTTCCATTTCATAATATTTGACTGTCAGATTGCCGTCATCGTCACGCATGCCGTCCATGGTTTTAGCCACATCCGCCATGGAAGCTTCAAATTCAACAGCCTGTTTTATGGGCAAAGAAAGAGCAAAAGCAGGAACAGCGGTTTGCATCATTTCCGCCTGAATGGACGAACGGTTCGCCCTGAAACGCTCCTGCTTTTCCTGCAGGGCTTTAAACCTGTTTTGAAAGCTGTTCGCCTTTTCCATTTCAAGAGAGAGATTGGCATATTTTGCCGCCAAACCGGACACGGAACCTTGCGTATTTCTGATTTGGGCTATATTTCTTTGATAGCTTGCAACATTCCTGTCAAGAGCCTGTGAAAGCCTGCTGACATCTTTTTCCGCTTCCTGAACCTGCAATTCAAAAATCTTGGTATGTTTGCCCGCTTCTTTGCTTTGGTTTTGCAGAAGTTTCAGTTTTCCCTCCGCTGTTGTCAGCTCCTTTCCGAGATTTTTAATATGCTCTTTCTGCCGTATGAACTGCGAACCGATTTTATTGGTATCCGTTTCTTCCAGTTCTTGGATTCTTTTGGCAATTCCCGTAAATTCCCTTTTCGCACCTGTCACGGCAGACCTGAAACTTGAAGATAAGGCTGCGCCTATCGCGAAACTGTATTCAACTTCTTTTCTGCTCATTTTTTATTCCTGGCGATTAACATATCGATATACCCGGCAAATTCCCGGATTGTCATTTCATTTATCACGTTGATTGGCGTATACAGAGCAATGGCAAATTCAACTTTCGCCCTGTACAGGCTTTTTAATTGTTTTACTGCATCAAATTCTCTTGTTTTTCCGTTTCGCCCGTTGCCTGCCGTTCCGTCAGTCCCGCTGTCGGAGTTTTTGAAAAAAAACGGT
This window encodes:
- a CDS encoding type II toxin-antitoxin system YafQ family toxin, translating into MADTPIQWTNAFKKDYKREKKKNANLDALLMPLLAKLVNNEPLEERHHDHLLTGDKKGYRDCHIKPDLLLIYQKPDLDTLILIRLGSHAEIF
- a CDS encoding type II toxin-antitoxin system HicB family antitoxin, which gives rise to MKTKQKDIYVYPVIFRNEGEKGIAILVPDLDVATCAETEEKAFLASRELISITIMGLEEDGERIPPASSVSEIALEKNDTVSLIDVFMPAVRLANRNKAVNRTVTLPAWLNAKALEYNINFSQLLQEAIKKELHLS
- a CDS encoding DUF6402 family protein encodes the protein MPAITRKGDKSTGHDNCAPVEAIEGANNFLVNGKPVVLVGDKYASHGCLVHSSHQGQLAGGSSSFFVNGRAVGRVGDPISCGGTVAEGDSFFIIGNGNEKALNKAGYELKKTVTRHTRRKEDDIFFCLPLIADAMGNKANEKDRIGWHYLRDMFYKWLAGEANDVPQNNPNPFWVDIDWVLSYEKAEEQWNKAIEELILNENAIKEIKSHLIELGYIAEKRTEFDFINIPFSEWDKHHYQHISIDFYDWNLIVEAFTQFTGLFVALGSFTFKFLAKGKIEYHENDFSVQIEQLAGFVHDLFNFEPSEFRPKDILGYWNCADRQMNIYEFIDGKLMTNGRFRIFRKHNKIGNDFIVLSNQKLIDLSAII
- a CDS encoding phage late control D family protein, translated to MLTQKTRRAYVRILYKNKELTRDITQFIAKFEYTERLDGEADDISLSFLDKYGTFIYEHFLPDRGDTLIPTLYFEHWYKEDEIHEVSLGEFEVDEFEIENSLGSQIISIKAVPALVNSSLAGQKKNRAWENVKLSAVAGDIANTQGVELLYQAKEILLRRVDQKNQSDLVFLAGVCRQNGLRLKVADNKIIIEESKEQEKRRIITQSDYCSFNVRVQSQDVYNGVHIKYYDALEEKDFEYQFTPQNAPKVGKVLELNDRVKNFAEAEQVAKARLREKNKKAVELTMKIYPNPFIRCGTRLEFSPVAYLGETFIVSEMNYSLDGKTLLQNLKLNLCLEY
- a CDS encoding phage tail tape measure protein, whose protein sequence is MSRKEVEYSFAIGAALSSSFRSAVTGAKREFTGIAKRIQELEETDTNKIGSQFIRQKEHIKNLGKELTTAEGKLKLLQNQSKEAGKHTKIFELQVQEAEKDVSRLSQALDRNVASYQRNIAQIRNTQGSVSGLAAKYANLSLEMEKANSFQNRFKALQEKQERFRANRSSIQAEMMQTAVPAFALSLPIKQAVEFEASMADVAKTMDGMRDDDGNLTVKYYEMEQAVKNMARQIPLSHEEIASLFAAAGQQGLTELSDIQEFVTMSAQMATAFGISQEQAADAIGGYRASLGLSFEETRSMLDLMNQFANMSSATEQDIAEVVRRIGSLGGQAGMAVKPMTALSATLVSMKVPPEQAATGIKNFLLTMTSGNAATKQQSIAFRKLGFDTVKLAKAMQEDAPNAVLSLLNSLKKLPKHEQLSTMQTLFGKESLNVISPLLSQLDLVTRNLEICADETQYAGAMAKEAGVRWQSTAGQLQTLKNKTNEVAINLGSALLPAINDTIAGVSPLITNFAEFAKENPEVVKNIVGTAGALLGLKMTTLAARYAINGLRTVWTVGKIAGTAFSFAVKTQTYSLARQKAFMLASAAATKISTAAHWAGRNAAYAFSFMTQRQTYSLAAQKVAMLAASTATKAGTAAQWLLNAALTANPIGIIIVGLGAAAAAMYALYQTCEPVRKAFDWVFSGIASFVKEIWDGIVMLWNGLKSLGQAVGLIDEDKDIDLTVNKNLSEKLSPAADAVANPFSVFSASAAAEDFISQSEYRQNFSNAQDMQISVPMTFNVQGLDQNEFRRQMEHARPDIEEIIRKVMEKIAHQKERISFAN
- a CDS encoding type II toxin-antitoxin system RelB/DinJ family antitoxin, translating into MSQSQIVQARINKEIKEEASTVLANFGLSISDIIRIVLTRVAHEKAIPSALFTSNPETLQAIHDVETKNIHTASSLENMFKELNKDG
- a CDS encoding type II toxin-antitoxin system HicA family toxin; this translates as MKRKDILQKLAEAGLIFKEGGNHTKVYSKEGKFLSVISRQNEINELRVRDIEKQTGVKLK
- a CDS encoding type II toxin-antitoxin system HicB family antitoxin, with translation MKYYYAYILKDKKTGYTVFFPDFPEATTQGDTIEECLDLGDEALNITLEEYIRERRNVPEPSKLNEVKKKAKAKMKEYAELLDLSFEPLIQFFKASDTSQKPVKITVSFPKSALENIDKKAEQLGLTRSGFLVKAALAYE
- a CDS encoding phage baseplate assembly protein V yields the protein MDIRELLRVGTVTVKDPENMCCRVTFSDTPTNAVTSYWLPVLVTRAHGDTYYDLPDIGSKVLCAFLPNGHEEGFILGSYYPKGKAPETDGDIYCHAFKDGTYIEYNRKEHRLFASCVGDVEITAQNNMKINADNVSIKAQGIINLLASQIIAQEG
- a CDS encoding type II toxin-antitoxin system HicA family toxin, producing MGLFFTHHIDIFYYFIWGGYSSKEIIKILEQDGWYEVNCTGGHHQFRHPTKKGRVTVSHPYEDIPPSTLKSIFKQANIELK